The Helicobacter cetorum MIT 00-7128 region TTTTCTATCTCAATTAGTTACAAGGAGATTCAGTATTATGCTACAAATTAGATGGCATGCACGAGCTGGTCAAGGCGCAATCACGGGCGCTAAAGGACTAGCTGATGTAATTTCAAAAACAGGCAAAGAGGTGCAGGCATTTGCCTCTTATGGTTCAGCCAAAAGAGGTGCGGCTATGATGGCGTATAATCGCATTGACGATGAGCCTATTTTAAATCATGAGCGTTTTATGCAACCTGATTATGTTTTGGTGATTGACCCGGGATTGGTATTTATTGAAGATATCTTTGCTGATGAAAAAGAAGATACCACTTATATCATTACAAGCTATCTTTCAAGAGAAGAGTTATTTGCAAAGAAACCAGAACTTAAAACTCGCAAAGTCTTTACGCTAGATTGTTTAAAAATCTCTATGGAAACTTTAAAGCGTCCTATTCCTAATACTCCAATGCTAGGGGCTTTGATGAAAGTTTCTAATATGCTTGAAATTGAGGCGTTTAAAGAGGCGTTTAAAAAAGTTTTAGGCAAGAAATTGGCTCAAGAAGTCATTGATGCAAACATGCTCGCCATTCAAAGAGCTTATGAAGAAGTTCAATAACGCTTAAGGAAGAAAGATGAAAAATTGGAATGAATTTGAAATGGGAGCAGTGCTTTTCCCTTTTGAAAACAATGCACAAAGCGAAATAGAAAAACACAATACTGAGCGTAACTACACTAAAGAGAGTTATTTCACTACTTCAGTAGCTCATTGGCGTGTAGCAAAGCCTGTGCATAATGAAAACATCTGTATTAATTGCTTTAACTGCTGGGTTTATTGCCCTGATGCAGCTATTCTTTCAAGAGAGGGCAAATTAAAAGGCGTAGATTATACTCATTGTAAGGGTTGTGGAGTGTGTGTGAGTGTTTGCCCTACTAATCCTAAATCACTATGGATGTTTGAAGAGCAAGAAGAATTAGATACAGCGCTTACTAAATGGCCAACAAAGCAAGAAAAGAAAAAATAAGGAAATAGAATGGCAAAAAAGATTGAATTACAAGAAGTAGAGGTTTGGGATGGCAATATGGCCAGCTCAAACGCTCTAAGACAAGCTCAAATTGATGTAATTGCAGCTTACCCAATTACTCCATCAACTCCTATTGTGCAAAACTATGGTTCGTTTAAGGATAATGGCTATATTGATGGCGAATTTGTTTTAGTAGAATCAGAACATGCAGCTATGAGTGCGTGCGTAGGTGCAGCTGCAGCAGGTGGGAGAGTAAGCACAGCGACTAGTTCTCAAGGCTTAGCGC contains the following coding sequences:
- a CDS encoding 4Fe-4S dicluster-binding protein produces the protein MKNWNEFEMGAVLFPFENNAQSEIEKHNTERNYTKESYFTTSVAHWRVAKPVHNENICINCFNCWVYCPDAAILSREGKLKGVDYTHCKGCGVCVSVCPTNPKSLWMFEEQEELDTALTKWPTKQEKKK
- a CDS encoding pyruvate flavodoxin oxidoreductase subunit gamma; this translates as MLQIRWHARAGQGAITGAKGLADVISKTGKEVQAFASYGSAKRGAAMMAYNRIDDEPILNHERFMQPDYVLVIDPGLVFIEDIFADEKEDTTYIITSYLSREELFAKKPELKTRKVFTLDCLKISMETLKRPIPNTPMLGALMKVSNMLEIEAFKEAFKKVLGKKLAQEVIDANMLAIQRAYEEVQ